One genomic segment of Catalinimonas alkaloidigena includes these proteins:
- the recG gene encoding ATP-dependent DNA helicase RecG: MANYFDTKIEFLKGVGERIAKLLREELQISTFGDLLQHYPFRHEDRSQFHQISEVHENMPYIQLVGKVQRVETVGVGNKKRLVAYFSDGTGVLELVWFQGARWIASNLKMQTDYVVFGKPNRFGSKFSIAHPEMEVYVPGQQEAKPLQPVYATTEKLKRGRVDSKAIAKLQKRLIERAYERIPETLPAYLIEQYGLISKKDAMRHIHFPESIEWLEKARFRLKFEELFYVQLRILKLKLSKMEKSPGQLLGDTQLVHAFYEKHLPFELTEAQKKVIREIFEDLRSGKQMNRLLQGDVGSGKTIVAFICMLIAIGSGAQVAMMAPTEILAEQHFRGLKDFAKQLGLHIALLTGSTKTKERRIIDRMLRDGDLHILVGTHALLEEHVQFNNLGLSIVDEQHRFGVAQRARLWQKNDRFVPHVLVMTATPIPRTLAMTLYGDLDVSVIDELPAGRKPIKTVHRYEKNRLTVFGFIREQVNLGRQIYIVYPLIEESEKLDLKHLEDGYESIRRAFPDLPVSVVHGRMKAADKDFEMQRFAAGKTKIMVATTVIEVGVNVPNASVMIIENAERFGLAQLHQLRGRVGRGAEQSYCILMTEYKLSKESKVRLNTMVRTNDGFEVSEVDLKLRGPGDIEGTQQSGVLDLLVADITKDGKILQEARLSAMLVLEKDPELILTDHQPIRNHIYSLRQDSTNWSKIS; encoded by the coding sequence ATGGCTAATTATTTTGATACCAAAATAGAATTTCTTAAAGGCGTAGGAGAACGCATTGCCAAACTGCTAAGAGAAGAGTTGCAAATTTCTACCTTCGGCGATCTTTTACAGCACTATCCCTTCCGGCATGAGGACCGGTCGCAATTCCACCAGATCAGTGAGGTACATGAAAATATGCCCTATATTCAACTGGTAGGAAAGGTACAGCGGGTAGAAACCGTAGGTGTGGGTAACAAGAAACGTTTGGTGGCCTACTTTAGTGACGGTACCGGTGTGTTGGAACTGGTATGGTTTCAGGGGGCTAGGTGGATAGCCTCTAATCTTAAGATGCAGACAGATTATGTAGTGTTTGGAAAACCCAATCGCTTTGGTAGCAAGTTTAGCATTGCCCATCCTGAGATGGAGGTTTATGTTCCCGGTCAGCAGGAAGCGAAACCGCTGCAACCGGTATATGCAACTACTGAAAAATTAAAGCGCGGCCGCGTTGATAGTAAAGCCATTGCTAAATTACAGAAGCGGCTGATAGAAAGAGCTTATGAGCGGATTCCCGAAACCCTTCCTGCATACCTCATTGAGCAGTACGGCCTTATTTCCAAGAAGGATGCAATGCGCCACATTCATTTTCCTGAGAGCATAGAGTGGCTGGAGAAAGCCCGCTTCCGACTTAAGTTTGAAGAGCTGTTTTATGTACAGCTACGTATCCTTAAGCTAAAGCTCTCAAAAATGGAAAAGTCTCCTGGCCAGTTGTTGGGAGATACCCAGTTGGTACATGCCTTTTATGAAAAACACTTGCCTTTCGAGCTTACGGAAGCGCAAAAAAAAGTAATCCGGGAGATTTTTGAAGATTTACGTTCCGGTAAGCAAATGAACCGCCTGCTTCAGGGAGATGTAGGCAGCGGCAAAACTATTGTGGCTTTTATCTGCATGCTTATCGCCATAGGTAGCGGAGCACAAGTAGCCATGATGGCTCCTACGGAGATTCTTGCTGAGCAGCATTTTCGTGGCCTGAAAGACTTTGCCAAACAACTGGGGCTGCATATTGCCCTACTTACCGGTTCTACCAAAACCAAAGAGCGTCGTATCATTGACCGCATGCTCAGGGATGGCGACCTGCACATTTTGGTAGGGACGCACGCATTGCTGGAGGAGCATGTACAGTTTAACAACCTTGGTCTGTCTATCGTAGACGAACAACACCGTTTTGGCGTAGCGCAGCGGGCCAGACTGTGGCAGAAAAATGATCGTTTTGTTCCACACGTTTTGGTCATGACAGCTACTCCCATCCCCCGTACCCTGGCCATGACACTTTACGGTGACCTGGACGTATCTGTAATAGATGAGCTTCCTGCCGGGAGAAAGCCAATCAAAACAGTACACCGTTATGAGAAAAATCGTCTGACAGTTTTTGGCTTCATTCGTGAGCAGGTAAACCTGGGCAGGCAGATTTATATTGTTTACCCTCTGATTGAAGAGTCTGAAAAGCTGGACCTCAAACACCTGGAAGATGGCTATGAATCAATACGTCGCGCCTTTCCTGACCTCCCCGTAAGTGTGGTGCATGGCCGTATGAAAGCTGCGGACAAAGACTTTGAGATGCAGCGCTTTGCCGCAGGGAAAACAAAAATTATGGTAGCAACTACTGTCATAGAAGTAGGCGTAAATGTGCCTAATGCCTCAGTGATGATTATTGAAAACGCGGAGCGCTTTGGCCTGGCCCAACTTCATCAGTTGAGAGGAAGAGTAGGGCGTGGCGCTGAGCAGTCTTATTGTATACTGATGACTGAATACAAACTCAGTAAGGAAAGTAAGGTCAGGTTGAATACGATGGTGCGCACCAATGATGGCTTTGAGGTTTCCGAAGTAGATCTGAAACTACGGGGGCCTGGAGATATTGAGGGTACACAACAAAGTGGAGTGTTGGATCTGCTGGTCGCTGATATTACCAAAGATGGTAAAATTTTACAGGAGGCTCGCTTGTCAGCCATGCTCGTGCTGGAAAAAGATCCAGAACTTATACTCACCGATCATCAGCCTATCAGAAATCATATTTATTCTCTCAGGCAGGACTCAACCAACTGGAGCAAAATCAGCTAA
- the gldD gene encoding gliding motility lipoprotein GldD: MKIKALIFFTLITLVFTACSSDYVPKPKGYNRIDLPSHEYVSLADTLPYQFEFSRYAEVHEDTSYNAEPYWLNVYYPEHQANIQLTYKAINNSEEKLETLLEDSYRLTANHQIKAAAIEERVLGTPSGKRALVAELRGEVPSQFQFYITDSTKHFLRGALYFRTATQNDSLAPVIEYIKVDMIHMLNTLQWEGEQISG; encoded by the coding sequence ATGAAAATTAAGGCTCTTATATTTTTTACTCTCATAACATTGGTATTTACCGCATGCAGTTCAGATTATGTCCCTAAGCCTAAAGGTTATAACAGGATTGACCTTCCATCCCATGAGTATGTTAGTTTAGCTGATACTTTACCTTATCAGTTTGAGTTTTCCAGGTATGCAGAAGTGCATGAAGATACAAGCTACAATGCTGAACCTTACTGGCTTAATGTGTATTATCCTGAGCATCAGGCCAACATACAGCTTACTTATAAAGCTATTAATAATAGTGAAGAGAAACTGGAAACCCTGTTGGAAGACTCTTACCGTCTCACTGCCAATCATCAAATCAAAGCAGCAGCTATAGAAGAGAGGGTGCTGGGCACGCCCAGTGGCAAGCGCGCCTTGGTAGCAGAACTGAGAGGAGAAGTGCCTAGTCAGTTTCAATTTTATATAACCGATTCTACCAAGCACTTCTTACGTGGGGCCTTGTATTTTCGCACGGCTACCCAAAATGACTCTCTCGCTCCGGTGATTGAGTATATCAAAGTAGACATGATCCATATGTTGAATACTTTACAATGGGAAGGAGAGCAGATTAGCGGATAG
- the rfbB gene encoding dTDP-glucose 4,6-dehydratase, whose protein sequence is MNTTKKILITGGAGFIGSHVVRLFVNKYPEYRIYNLDKLTYAGNLENLMDIEDKPNYTFVRGDISDAGFINNFFEETKFDAVIHLAAESHVDRSIKDPMAFITTNVVGTVNLLNAAKNIWKDDLDKHLFYHISTDEVYGSLDNGGFFVEDTSYDPKSPYSASKASSDHFVRAYHNTYNMPVIVSNCSNNYGPYHFPEKLIPLCINNIQNKKPLPIYGKGENVRDWLYVEDHARAIDVIFHQGKVGDTYNIGGFNEWKNIDIVRLLCKIMDKKLGREEGESEKLITFVKDRAGHDLRYAIDASKLMNELGWEPSLQFEEGLEKTVDWYLANEKWLQHITSGDYKQYYEEQYK, encoded by the coding sequence ATGAATACCACAAAAAAAATACTTATTACTGGTGGCGCGGGTTTCATCGGTTCCCATGTCGTCAGGTTGTTTGTCAACAAATATCCTGAATATAGAATTTATAATCTGGATAAACTTACTTACGCAGGTAACCTGGAAAACCTGATGGATATAGAAGATAAGCCTAATTATACTTTTGTACGTGGCGATATCAGCGATGCAGGTTTTATCAATAATTTTTTTGAAGAGACCAAATTTGATGCGGTAATCCACCTGGCAGCGGAATCGCATGTAGACCGCTCCATCAAAGACCCGATGGCTTTTATTACCACTAATGTAGTAGGAACTGTCAATCTGCTCAATGCTGCTAAAAACATCTGGAAAGATGATCTGGATAAGCACCTTTTCTATCATATCTCAACAGATGAGGTATATGGTTCATTGGATAATGGAGGTTTTTTCGTAGAAGACACTTCTTATGACCCCAAGTCGCCTTACTCAGCCTCCAAAGCCAGTTCTGATCACTTCGTAAGAGCTTACCATAATACTTATAACATGCCAGTTATTGTAAGTAACTGCTCTAACAACTACGGCCCTTACCATTTTCCTGAAAAGCTGATCCCGCTGTGTATCAATAATATTCAGAATAAGAAGCCCCTTCCTATTTATGGAAAAGGAGAAAACGTGCGTGACTGGCTGTATGTGGAAGACCATGCCCGCGCTATTGATGTTATCTTTCATCAAGGAAAAGTGGGCGACACCTATAATATAGGAGGTTTCAATGAGTGGAAAAACATTGACATCGTTCGCCTGCTCTGCAAAATCATGGACAAGAAACTAGGTAGAGAAGAAGGCGAATCTGAAAAGCTGATCACCTTTGTGAAAGACCGGGCCGGTCATGATTTGCGTTATGCCATTGATGCCAGTAAACTGATGAACGAACTGGGCTGGGAGCCTTCCCTTCAGTTTGAAGAAGGGCTGGAAAAAACAGTAGACTGGTATCTGGCCAATGAAAAATGGCTTCAGCATATCACATCCGGCGACTATAAACAATACTACGAAGAGCAGTATAAATAG
- a CDS encoding glycine--tRNA ligase, with translation MAKDSADKSNVTPQGREAESSLKKVIAHAKEYGFVYPSSEIYDGLQAVYDYGPFGVELKNNLKQAWWQAMTRLNDNIVGLDAAIFMQPQTWKASGHVDSFNDPMIDNKDSKKRYRADNLIEDYAARLEAEGEIKTAYLLLKKMNSLLEAEDLVGLRELIVEYDIRCPLSDTANWTDVRQFNLMFSTKVGSVTEDSNTIYLRPETAQGIFVNFLNVQKTARQKVPFGIAQIGKAFRNEIVARQFIFRMREFEQMEMQFFVRPGEEMQWFDHWKSIRIKWHEALGLEPEKLRIHEHEKLAHYANAAIDIEYLFPFGFKEVEGIHSRTDFDLKSHQEVSGKKMQYFDPEVGKNYIPYVIETSIGADRLFLMMMCEAYTEDTGVDAKGNEKTRIYLKIHPALAPVKAAILPLVKKDGLPEIATSIYEDLKMDLKVTYDESAAIGKRYTRQDLIGTPFCIAVDHQSKEDNTVTIRHRDSTEQERIAIPELKSRLLEATSMKHIFEKLA, from the coding sequence ATGGCAAAAGATAGCGCAGATAAAAGCAATGTAACACCGCAGGGCAGGGAAGCGGAAAGCTCCCTTAAGAAAGTAATTGCTCATGCGAAAGAATATGGATTTGTTTATCCTTCCAGTGAGATTTATGACGGTTTACAGGCTGTATACGATTATGGTCCATTTGGGGTAGAGTTAAAAAATAACCTCAAGCAAGCCTGGTGGCAGGCCATGACCCGCCTTAACGATAATATTGTAGGTCTGGATGCTGCCATCTTCATGCAGCCTCAGACCTGGAAGGCTTCAGGTCATGTAGACAGCTTTAACGATCCGATGATTGATAATAAAGATTCCAAGAAGCGTTATCGTGCTGATAATCTGATTGAAGATTATGCGGCTCGCCTGGAAGCCGAAGGAGAGATCAAGACAGCCTATCTCTTGCTCAAAAAAATGAACAGCCTGCTGGAGGCTGAGGATTTAGTGGGGCTTCGCGAACTGATCGTAGAATATGATATCCGCTGTCCTCTGTCCGATACGGCCAACTGGACTGATGTGCGCCAGTTCAACCTGATGTTTTCTACCAAAGTAGGCTCAGTAACTGAAGACTCCAATACCATTTACCTACGGCCGGAAACTGCCCAGGGGATCTTTGTTAATTTTCTGAATGTGCAGAAAACTGCCCGGCAAAAAGTACCTTTCGGTATCGCACAGATTGGTAAGGCCTTCCGTAATGAGATTGTAGCCCGTCAGTTCATTTTCCGTATGCGGGAGTTTGAACAGATGGAAATGCAATTTTTTGTACGTCCCGGCGAAGAAATGCAGTGGTTTGACCACTGGAAGTCTATCCGTATCAAATGGCATGAAGCACTGGGGCTTGAGCCTGAAAAGCTGCGCATACATGAGCATGAGAAACTTGCCCATTATGCTAATGCGGCTATAGATATTGAATACCTCTTTCCTTTCGGTTTTAAAGAAGTAGAAGGGATCCATTCCCGTACGGATTTTGACCTGAAAAGTCATCAGGAGGTTTCTGGTAAAAAGATGCAGTACTTTGATCCGGAAGTAGGCAAAAACTACATTCCTTACGTGATAGAAACCTCTATCGGTGCCGATCGCCTCTTCCTGATGATGATGTGTGAAGCTTATACCGAGGATACCGGTGTAGACGCCAAAGGCAATGAAAAAACCAGAATCTATCTTAAAATACACCCTGCCTTAGCGCCGGTAAAAGCAGCCATACTTCCACTGGTTAAGAAAGATGGCCTGCCGGAAATCGCAACTTCTATCTACGAAGACCTGAAAATGGACCTCAAGGTTACCTATGACGAAAGTGCGGCCATTGGCAAGCGTTATACCCGTCAGGACCTGATTGGTACGCCATTCTGTATCGCTGTAGACCATCAAAGCAAGGAAGACAATACGGTAACTATTCGTCACAGAGACAGTACCGAGCAGGAGCGTATTGCCATTCCTGAACTTAAAAGCAGGCTGCTGGAGGCGACCTCTATGAAACACATCTTTGAGAAACTAGCTTAG
- a CDS encoding zinc-dependent peptidase yields MKFRRAASSQVPEDEIHKILLQNFAYYQALDEQSKHKFVQRVQLFIARKTFIPRMFKIVTSEMKVLIAASAVQLTFGLPDICLQFFKRIIIYPDYYFSTVNNMMHKGEVNPKAQAIVFSWKSFLKGYQDPDDSYNLGLHEMAHALELENLIENEEYDFLHKETWEAFQEEAAKLSELIRENKHDFLRSYAATNEKEFFAVAVENFFERPLTFKHKIPRLYSILVLLLNQDPLKIVAYSGE; encoded by the coding sequence ATGAAATTTCGTAGAGCTGCATCATCCCAGGTGCCGGAAGATGAAATTCATAAGATACTCCTTCAAAACTTCGCCTATTACCAGGCCTTGGATGAGCAGAGTAAGCATAAATTTGTCCAAAGGGTACAGCTTTTTATTGCCCGCAAGACTTTCATTCCCCGGATGTTCAAAATTGTGACCTCAGAGATGAAAGTGTTGATCGCAGCATCAGCCGTACAGCTTACTTTTGGCTTACCGGATATCTGCCTGCAATTCTTCAAAAGAATTATCATTTATCCGGATTATTACTTTTCCACTGTCAACAACATGATGCATAAAGGAGAAGTTAACCCCAAAGCGCAGGCAATCGTGTTCTCCTGGAAAAGTTTTCTGAAGGGCTATCAGGATCCGGACGATTCTTATAACCTAGGCTTACACGAAATGGCACATGCACTGGAACTGGAGAACCTGATTGAGAATGAAGAGTATGATTTTCTGCATAAAGAAACCTGGGAAGCGTTTCAGGAGGAAGCCGCTAAGCTCAGTGAGCTCATCCGTGAAAATAAGCATGACTTTCTAAGAAGCTATGCGGCTACCAATGAAAAAGAATTTTTTGCCGTAGCCGTGGAAAATTTCTTTGAGCGCCCCCTAACATTCAAGCACAAAATTCCGCGATTATACAGTATATTGGTACTATTGTTGAACCAAGACCCTCTAAAAATAGTAGCTTATTCAGGTGAGTGA
- a CDS encoding efflux RND transporter permease subunit — translation MWIKLAHTIIRYRFWLMIILAIITAFMAYKAQELEVSYDYVEAVPSSDPDMVYYDQFKEQFGEDANVLAIGLRDSALYQVENFQKYKYFSEEVTKLEGVKYALSLPSMQKLVKNTESKQFELAPVFVEIPNDQAGLDTLLQQANDQKFYSGQLINEENGATFMLIAIEKKTLNSDKRQQLILDIQQLGESFSEITGIELHYAGIPFVRTIMNAKVQSELQIFLILSVLVTACILLLFFRSWDAVIFPLIIIGIMVVWSMGTLALFNYDITVLSGLLPPIIVVIGIPNSVYLLNKYHQEYNRHGDKIKALTNIIEKIGLATLITNVTTAIGFLVLIFTEIAILEEFGLVAGLNILATFIVSIILIPAVFSYLPPPSSRQLKHLRFRMIDRVLTLLDLLVHRHKYRVMMGAIAVVAVFAFGMFKIEAVSFLVDDVPNDSELKRDLAFFEDNFTGIMPLEVVIDTQQKRAITRVPTLQKVDNFQQYLAEQPEISEPISIVGFIKAARQAFYNNSPAFYALPDNRDKAFVFRYLQNSQAQGLISDEETDENNEAAQMDLLSNFSDSTGQQIRISLKIADIGSNEIKTLINEKIRPKAEEIFDSEETKINITGASLLFTKGNEFLIDNLLVSLLLAFCLIALIMAMLFGSFRMILISLVPNLIPLIITAGIMGFVGIPLKPSTAIIFSIVFGISVDDSIHFLAKYRQELKLHKAFVPIAISKSLRETGTSMIYTSTILFFGFIIFAGSSFGGTMYLGILTSLTLLIAMFTNLTILPALLMAFDNGKGLVKKHDQEIFHLIEHYDEFYQEDEDEEIDLEKIERPNGSGQNEEVSNENRREN, via the coding sequence ATGTGGATTAAACTAGCCCATACAATCATCAGATATCGCTTTTGGCTGATGATTATTCTGGCCATTATTACAGCATTTATGGCCTATAAAGCCCAGGAACTGGAAGTGAGTTATGATTATGTAGAAGCCGTACCTTCTTCTGATCCTGATATGGTTTACTACGATCAGTTCAAAGAACAATTCGGAGAAGACGCCAACGTATTGGCAATTGGCCTCAGAGATAGCGCCCTTTATCAGGTAGAAAATTTCCAGAAGTATAAATATTTCAGCGAAGAAGTTACCAAGCTGGAGGGAGTAAAATATGCACTCTCACTCCCCAGCATGCAAAAGCTGGTAAAAAATACCGAAAGCAAGCAGTTTGAATTAGCCCCGGTCTTTGTGGAAATTCCCAATGATCAGGCTGGCCTGGATACGCTCTTACAACAGGCGAACGACCAAAAGTTTTATAGTGGTCAGCTCATCAATGAAGAGAATGGCGCTACTTTCATGTTGATCGCTATAGAAAAAAAAACGCTCAACTCAGACAAGCGGCAACAACTTATACTGGACATCCAACAATTAGGGGAAAGCTTTTCAGAAATTACAGGCATTGAACTCCACTATGCAGGGATTCCTTTTGTACGCACCATTATGAATGCCAAGGTACAGTCTGAGTTACAGATTTTCTTAATTCTTTCGGTCCTCGTAACCGCATGTATACTCTTGCTTTTCTTTCGCTCATGGGATGCGGTAATTTTTCCGCTGATCATCATCGGCATTATGGTAGTCTGGTCTATGGGTACGCTAGCCCTTTTTAATTACGATATTACAGTACTTTCCGGCCTTCTGCCGCCTATCATTGTAGTCATCGGGATACCGAATAGTGTCTACCTGCTCAACAAGTACCATCAGGAATACAACCGGCATGGCGATAAGATCAAAGCCCTCACCAATATCATAGAAAAGATTGGCTTGGCAACCCTCATTACCAATGTGACTACTGCTATCGGTTTTCTGGTGTTGATCTTTACCGAAATTGCCATTCTTGAGGAATTCGGCCTGGTAGCGGGGCTTAATATTCTGGCTACTTTTATTGTCAGCATCATTCTCATTCCTGCTGTATTCTCATACTTGCCTCCACCGAGTTCCCGGCAGCTAAAGCACTTACGCTTCAGAATGATAGATAGAGTACTTACCCTTCTGGACTTACTGGTGCACCGACATAAATACCGTGTGATGATGGGCGCAATAGCTGTAGTCGCTGTTTTTGCATTTGGCATGTTTAAGATAGAAGCGGTTTCTTTTCTGGTAGATGATGTTCCCAATGACAGTGAACTCAAACGCGACCTGGCATTTTTTGAAGATAACTTCACCGGCATCATGCCCCTGGAAGTAGTCATAGACACCCAGCAGAAAAGAGCCATTACCCGGGTCCCTACCCTCCAAAAAGTAGATAATTTCCAGCAATACCTGGCAGAGCAGCCTGAGATCTCAGAGCCTATCTCAATAGTGGGCTTTATCAAAGCGGCCCGACAGGCATTCTATAACAACAGCCCGGCCTTTTATGCTTTGCCAGACAATCGGGATAAGGCCTTTGTTTTCCGTTATTTACAAAATTCGCAGGCCCAAGGGCTCATTTCCGATGAAGAAACAGACGAAAATAATGAAGCAGCTCAGATGGACCTGCTTAGTAACTTCAGCGACAGCACCGGGCAGCAAATTCGCATCTCACTTAAAATTGCCGATATAGGCTCCAATGAGATCAAAACGCTGATTAATGAGAAAATACGCCCCAAGGCAGAGGAGATCTTTGACAGTGAAGAAACAAAGATCAACATCACCGGAGCAAGTCTGCTGTTTACCAAAGGGAATGAGTTCTTGATTGACAACCTGCTGGTCAGTCTCTTGCTGGCATTCTGCCTGATTGCGCTGATCATGGCCATGCTCTTTGGCAGTTTCCGTATGATACTTATTTCATTAGTACCTAATCTTATCCCGCTCATTATCACAGCGGGCATTATGGGCTTTGTAGGCATACCACTCAAGCCCAGCACAGCCATTATTTTCAGTATAGTATTCGGGATATCAGTAGATGATTCTATTCACTTTCTGGCCAAATACCGGCAGGAGCTTAAGCTGCACAAAGCTTTTGTGCCTATTGCCATCAGCAAAAGTTTGCGCGAAACCGGCACCAGTATGATTTATACTTCTACGATTCTTTTCTTTGGTTTTATCATTTTTGCTGGTTCTAGTTTTGGCGGTACTATGTATCTGGGAATCCTTACGTCGCTCACCCTACTCATTGCTATGTTTACCAACCTTACCATACTTCCTGCCCTACTGATGGCTTTTGATAATGGCAAAGGTCTGGTGAAAAAGCATGATCAGGAGATTTTCCATTTGATTGAACACTATGATGAGTTTTACCAAGAAGATGAAGATGAGGAAATAGATCTGGAGAAAATAGAGCGTCCTAATGGTAGCGGGCAAAATGAAGAGGTGAGCAACGAAAACCGAAGAGAGAATTGA